AAATATTTAACTTCTTCTTATTCAACAGCACTTAACGAAGCAAGTCATCAAGCACTATACCAGGATCTTTCTACAATATTTAATGAAACACAACAGGCTCAAAGAGATCTTTATAATTTAATGTTTAAGAATGGTTGGTATTCTCTAGAAGCCGCTGATACACAGAAACTTCAACAATCATATCAAAAGTTTTCAACAACAATTCAGCAGCAATCTCCTTATGGAAATGGAAATACTCAGCAATAGCTTTCAAAAGAAAAAGCTCACTTCATAGTAGAAGATGAGCTTTTAGTCTTTCATTTTTGTTTTACGAAACTGTTCATTTAGTTCCTTAATTTCTCCAATAATACTCTTTAGATCTTCTTTAGCTTCCGGGTAGGCTGAATTCCAATGTTTAGCTAACGGTGGCATTGATTTGGAAATATGAGTATACAATGCCCACATCTTCACTTTTTCTTTCAACTCATCAGATGTTTCACCTAATAATAACTCTGTATATTTTTCAAGCAGTCCATCAAACTGTTCTTTTAACTGTTGCTCCATTGAACGATACCTCCTCTACTAGGTTGTTGGTTGTTTACATTCAATTGGACATGTTTGACAGCGATCTCCGTTTTTTGAAGTATAGTAAAATAAACAACAAGTGGATCGTTTTCTCACATTGTTTTTCTTATCATGAAAATACATTGTTAGAGGATTTTTATCTTTTAGACCAAAAGCTTCGGCAGGCGCATGTATGATTACATATGAAAAGTCCTCTTTTATCTTTGATTTCATTTCATCTGAAATACTTTCATCCTCGAGTAAAGATTCGTACATCCAGAAAATATAGATCGCAATATTTTCCCAAAGTATGGACTTGGACACTTTCGAAGCTTTTGATACGTTATTAATAATGATAGAAATATTATCTTTAAATAAGGCGGTAATAACCGCTTCCCTCCAACTGTTTCGATCAGTATCTGGAGTTGTTACTACCAAGTTATTAAAGTAAAAGCT
This Metabacillus endolithicus DNA region includes the following protein-coding sequences:
- a CDS encoding spore coat protein; the protein is MDSKISNAETQVQEGPKMNDRDFANDLLSTEKYLTSSYSTALNEASHQALYQDLSTIFNETQQAQRDLYNLMFKNGWYSLEAADTQKLQQSYQKFSTTIQQQSPYGNGNTQQ
- a CDS encoding YusU family protein, encoding MEQQLKEQFDGLLEKYTELLLGETSDELKEKVKMWALYTHISKSMPPLAKHWNSAYPEAKEDLKSIIGEIKELNEQFRKTKMKD
- a CDS encoding IucA/IucC family C-terminal-domain containing protein encodes the protein MAELTKEELYSLTKYRIITEKKTNGSIIKGADLLQQKHLTSLYDEILQYKLNTNKHSVIGSMLVKRYAFLAALVLYCMTSYDKGINSSINNLSLQTDDDDPIWLPSFYFNNLVVTTPDTDRNSWREAVITALFKDNISIIINNVSKASKVSKSILWENIAIYIFWMYESLLEDESISDEMKSKIKEDFSYVIIHAPAEAFGLKDKNPLTMYFHDKKNNVRKRSTCCLFYYTSKNGDRCQTCPIECKQPTT